Proteins from a single region of Bos javanicus breed banteng chromosome 7, ARS-OSU_banteng_1.0, whole genome shotgun sequence:
- the LOC133251116 gene encoding H-2 class I histocompatibility antigen, Q10 alpha chain-like isoform X3, whose translation MWLRSSGSAQHPRPPPPPSLLRLLLLLSGLVQKGAAESPWGLPLVADGPASMAKVVMAELANLKLENKSWPRVCVSTGTHSLRYHYLDLSEPDPSLPKFQAVGYVDDQPFIRYDSRVDKAEPQAPWIMPMNAKYWEKETKKQKKWAELHQVETWQMMGYHNHSSGMHSTHRMFGCEIQEDGHSNSFWQFGYDGQDHVSLDMETLSWVSANPVALLTKRRMETEHCYAEYNKAYLEGPCLASLRRYLELGGQRFTRREPPTVRVTKHSAQDGGTTLRCWALGFYPQDITLSWWLGEKKLNSKLEYVEARPSGDGTYQTWMAVWVPAGDETQYTCHVQHCSLNHTLTVSWEMPSHPGLTAMVISLILILLVIGGGVSLTKCLQARNKEPYEQPPG comes from the exons ATGTGGCTTCGTAGTTCCGGGAGTGCGCAGCACCCGCGGCCGCCGCCACCACCATcactgctgcggctgctgctactgctgtcaGGACTGGTGCAGAAGGGAGCGGCAG AGAGTCCCTGGGGGTTGCCCTTGGTGGCCGATGGCCCAGCTTCCATGGCAAAGGTGGTGATGGCAGAACTGGCAAACCTGAAGTTGGAAAACAAGTCATGGCCTAGAG TTTGTGTTTCCACAGGGACGCACTCCCTCCGCTACCACTACCTGGACCTGTCAGAGCCGGACCCGAGCCTCCCTAAGTTTCAGGCTGTAGGCTACGTGGATGATCAGCCTTTTATCCGGTATGACAGTCGTGTGGACAAAGCTGAGCCCCAGGCTCCATGGATTATGCCCATGAATGCCAAGTACTGGGAGAAGGAGaccaagaagcagaagaaatgggCAGAGCTTCATCAGGTGGAGACATGGCAAATGATGGGCTACCACAACCACAGCAGCG GCATGCACAGCACTCACCGCATGTTTGGCTGTGAGATCCAGGAAGATGGCCACTCCAACAGCTTCTGGCAGTTTGGCTATGATGGGCAAGACCACGTGTCACTGGACATGGAAACTCTGAGTTGGGTGTCAGCTAACCCCGTGGCTCTGTTGACCAAGCGTAGAATGGAGACAGAGCACTGCTATGCTGAGTACAACAAAGCCTACCTGGAAGGCCCCTGCCTCGCCTCCCTGCGCAGATACCTGGAGCTGGGAGGCCAGAGATTCACCCGGAGAG AACCACCCACAGTACGGGTGACAAAGCACTCAGCCCAGGACGGGGGTACCACCCTGaggtgctgggccctgggcttcTATCCACAAGACATCACACTGAGCTGGTGGCTGGGTGAGAAGAAGTTGAATTCAAAGCTTGAGTATGTGGAGGCACGCCCCAGTGGAGATGGCACCTATCAGACGTGGATGGCCGTGTGGGTGCCGGCTGGAGATGAGACCCAATACACATGCCACGTGCAGCACTGCAGCCTGAATCACACGCTCACTGTGTCCTGGG AAATGCCCTCTCATCCAGGACTTACGGCCATGGTTATCTCTCTCATCCTGATCTTGCTGGTGATTGGTGGTGGTGTGAGTTTGACCAAGTGCCTTCAAG CCAGGAATAAGGAACCTTACGAGCAACCCCCAG GTTAA
- the LOC133251116 gene encoding H-2 class I histocompatibility antigen, Q10 alpha chain-like isoform X2, protein MWLRSSGSAQHPRPPPPPSLLRLLLLLSGLVQKGAAESPWGLPLVADGPASMAKVVMAELANLKLENKSWPRVCVSTGTHSLRYHYLDLSEPDPSLPKFQAVGYVDDQPFIRYDSRVDKAEPQAPWIMPMNAKYWEKETKKQKKWAELHQVETWQMMGYHNHSSGMHSTHRMFGCEIQEDGHSNSFWQFGYDGQDHVSLDMETLSWVSANPVALLTKRRMETEHCYAEYNKAYLEGPCLASLRRYLELGGQRFTRREPPTVRVTKHSAQDGGTTLRCWALGFYPQDITLSWWLGEKKLNSKLEYVEARPSGDGTYQTWMAVWVPAGDETQYTCHVQHCSLNHTLTVSWEMPSHPGLTAMVISLILILLVIGGGVSLTKCLQARNKEPYEQPPGDCG, encoded by the exons ATGTGGCTTCGTAGTTCCGGGAGTGCGCAGCACCCGCGGCCGCCGCCACCACCATcactgctgcggctgctgctactgctgtcaGGACTGGTGCAGAAGGGAGCGGCAG AGAGTCCCTGGGGGTTGCCCTTGGTGGCCGATGGCCCAGCTTCCATGGCAAAGGTGGTGATGGCAGAACTGGCAAACCTGAAGTTGGAAAACAAGTCATGGCCTAGAG TTTGTGTTTCCACAGGGACGCACTCCCTCCGCTACCACTACCTGGACCTGTCAGAGCCGGACCCGAGCCTCCCTAAGTTTCAGGCTGTAGGCTACGTGGATGATCAGCCTTTTATCCGGTATGACAGTCGTGTGGACAAAGCTGAGCCCCAGGCTCCATGGATTATGCCCATGAATGCCAAGTACTGGGAGAAGGAGaccaagaagcagaagaaatgggCAGAGCTTCATCAGGTGGAGACATGGCAAATGATGGGCTACCACAACCACAGCAGCG GCATGCACAGCACTCACCGCATGTTTGGCTGTGAGATCCAGGAAGATGGCCACTCCAACAGCTTCTGGCAGTTTGGCTATGATGGGCAAGACCACGTGTCACTGGACATGGAAACTCTGAGTTGGGTGTCAGCTAACCCCGTGGCTCTGTTGACCAAGCGTAGAATGGAGACAGAGCACTGCTATGCTGAGTACAACAAAGCCTACCTGGAAGGCCCCTGCCTCGCCTCCCTGCGCAGATACCTGGAGCTGGGAGGCCAGAGATTCACCCGGAGAG AACCACCCACAGTACGGGTGACAAAGCACTCAGCCCAGGACGGGGGTACCACCCTGaggtgctgggccctgggcttcTATCCACAAGACATCACACTGAGCTGGTGGCTGGGTGAGAAGAAGTTGAATTCAAAGCTTGAGTATGTGGAGGCACGCCCCAGTGGAGATGGCACCTATCAGACGTGGATGGCCGTGTGGGTGCCGGCTGGAGATGAGACCCAATACACATGCCACGTGCAGCACTGCAGCCTGAATCACACGCTCACTGTGTCCTGGG AAATGCCCTCTCATCCAGGACTTACGGCCATGGTTATCTCTCTCATCCTGATCTTGCTGGTGATTGGTGGTGGTGTGAGTTTGACCAAGTGCCTTCAAG CCAGGAATAAGGAACCTTACGAGCAACCCCCAGGTGACTGTG GTTAA
- the LOC133251116 gene encoding H-2 class I histocompatibility antigen, Q10 alpha chain-like isoform X5 produces the protein MWLRSSGSAQHPRPPPPPSLLRLLLLLSGLVQKGAAESPWGLPLVADGPASMAKVVMAELANLKLENKSWPRGTHSLRYHYLDLSEPDPSLPKFQAVGYVDDQPFIRYDSRVDKAEPQAPWIMPMNAKYWEKETKKQKKWAELHQVETWQMMGYHNHSSGMHSTHRMFGCEIQEDGHSNSFWQFGYDGQDHVSLDMETLSWVSANPVALLTKRRMETEHCYAEYNKAYLEGPCLASLRRYLELGGQRFTRREPPTVRVTKHSAQDGGTTLRCWALGFYPQDITLSWWLGEKKLNSKLEYVEARPSGDGTYQTWMAVWVPAGDETQYTCHVQHCSLNHTLTVSWEMPSHPGLTAMVISLILILLVIGGGVSLTKCLQARNKEPYEQPPG, from the exons ATGTGGCTTCGTAGTTCCGGGAGTGCGCAGCACCCGCGGCCGCCGCCACCACCATcactgctgcggctgctgctactgctgtcaGGACTGGTGCAGAAGGGAGCGGCAG AGAGTCCCTGGGGGTTGCCCTTGGTGGCCGATGGCCCAGCTTCCATGGCAAAGGTGGTGATGGCAGAACTGGCAAACCTGAAGTTGGAAAACAAGTCATGGCCTAGAG GGACGCACTCCCTCCGCTACCACTACCTGGACCTGTCAGAGCCGGACCCGAGCCTCCCTAAGTTTCAGGCTGTAGGCTACGTGGATGATCAGCCTTTTATCCGGTATGACAGTCGTGTGGACAAAGCTGAGCCCCAGGCTCCATGGATTATGCCCATGAATGCCAAGTACTGGGAGAAGGAGaccaagaagcagaagaaatgggCAGAGCTTCATCAGGTGGAGACATGGCAAATGATGGGCTACCACAACCACAGCAGCG GCATGCACAGCACTCACCGCATGTTTGGCTGTGAGATCCAGGAAGATGGCCACTCCAACAGCTTCTGGCAGTTTGGCTATGATGGGCAAGACCACGTGTCACTGGACATGGAAACTCTGAGTTGGGTGTCAGCTAACCCCGTGGCTCTGTTGACCAAGCGTAGAATGGAGACAGAGCACTGCTATGCTGAGTACAACAAAGCCTACCTGGAAGGCCCCTGCCTCGCCTCCCTGCGCAGATACCTGGAGCTGGGAGGCCAGAGATTCACCCGGAGAG AACCACCCACAGTACGGGTGACAAAGCACTCAGCCCAGGACGGGGGTACCACCCTGaggtgctgggccctgggcttcTATCCACAAGACATCACACTGAGCTGGTGGCTGGGTGAGAAGAAGTTGAATTCAAAGCTTGAGTATGTGGAGGCACGCCCCAGTGGAGATGGCACCTATCAGACGTGGATGGCCGTGTGGGTGCCGGCTGGAGATGAGACCCAATACACATGCCACGTGCAGCACTGCAGCCTGAATCACACGCTCACTGTGTCCTGGG AAATGCCCTCTCATCCAGGACTTACGGCCATGGTTATCTCTCTCATCCTGATCTTGCTGGTGATTGGTGGTGGTGTGAGTTTGACCAAGTGCCTTCAAG CCAGGAATAAGGAACCTTACGAGCAACCCCCAG GTTAA
- the LOC133251116 gene encoding H-2 class I histocompatibility antigen, Q10 alpha chain-like isoform X4, which yields MWLRSSGSAQHPRPPPPPSLLRLLLLLSGLVQKGAAESPWGLPLVADGPASMAKVVMAELANLKLENKSWPRGTHSLRYHYLDLSEPDPSLPKFQAVGYVDDQPFIRYDSRVDKAEPQAPWIMPMNAKYWEKETKKQKKWAELHQVETWQMMGYHNHSSGMHSTHRMFGCEIQEDGHSNSFWQFGYDGQDHVSLDMETLSWVSANPVALLTKRRMETEHCYAEYNKAYLEGPCLASLRRYLELGGQRFTRREPPTVRVTKHSAQDGGTTLRCWALGFYPQDITLSWWLGEKKLNSKLEYVEARPSGDGTYQTWMAVWVPAGDETQYTCHVQHCSLNHTLTVSWEMPSHPGLTAMVISLILILLVIGGGVSLTKCLQARNKEPYEQPPGDCG from the exons ATGTGGCTTCGTAGTTCCGGGAGTGCGCAGCACCCGCGGCCGCCGCCACCACCATcactgctgcggctgctgctactgctgtcaGGACTGGTGCAGAAGGGAGCGGCAG AGAGTCCCTGGGGGTTGCCCTTGGTGGCCGATGGCCCAGCTTCCATGGCAAAGGTGGTGATGGCAGAACTGGCAAACCTGAAGTTGGAAAACAAGTCATGGCCTAGAG GGACGCACTCCCTCCGCTACCACTACCTGGACCTGTCAGAGCCGGACCCGAGCCTCCCTAAGTTTCAGGCTGTAGGCTACGTGGATGATCAGCCTTTTATCCGGTATGACAGTCGTGTGGACAAAGCTGAGCCCCAGGCTCCATGGATTATGCCCATGAATGCCAAGTACTGGGAGAAGGAGaccaagaagcagaagaaatgggCAGAGCTTCATCAGGTGGAGACATGGCAAATGATGGGCTACCACAACCACAGCAGCG GCATGCACAGCACTCACCGCATGTTTGGCTGTGAGATCCAGGAAGATGGCCACTCCAACAGCTTCTGGCAGTTTGGCTATGATGGGCAAGACCACGTGTCACTGGACATGGAAACTCTGAGTTGGGTGTCAGCTAACCCCGTGGCTCTGTTGACCAAGCGTAGAATGGAGACAGAGCACTGCTATGCTGAGTACAACAAAGCCTACCTGGAAGGCCCCTGCCTCGCCTCCCTGCGCAGATACCTGGAGCTGGGAGGCCAGAGATTCACCCGGAGAG AACCACCCACAGTACGGGTGACAAAGCACTCAGCCCAGGACGGGGGTACCACCCTGaggtgctgggccctgggcttcTATCCACAAGACATCACACTGAGCTGGTGGCTGGGTGAGAAGAAGTTGAATTCAAAGCTTGAGTATGTGGAGGCACGCCCCAGTGGAGATGGCACCTATCAGACGTGGATGGCCGTGTGGGTGCCGGCTGGAGATGAGACCCAATACACATGCCACGTGCAGCACTGCAGCCTGAATCACACGCTCACTGTGTCCTGGG AAATGCCCTCTCATCCAGGACTTACGGCCATGGTTATCTCTCTCATCCTGATCTTGCTGGTGATTGGTGGTGGTGTGAGTTTGACCAAGTGCCTTCAAG CCAGGAATAAGGAACCTTACGAGCAACCCCCAGGTGACTGTG GTTAA
- the LOC133251116 gene encoding interferon-gamma-inducible GTPase 10-like isoform X1 — MDPLLLNVIKKNDSKQLASEFLSGYKTLVSEVGGILSQVSLKRILKGFEKGQPKDVADEIQRALQSAENAPQNVAVIGQSGSGKSSFINVLRGIGHEGAGSASVGVVPTTRKKTPYTHPKYPNMTFWDLPGTGTPESLPNPYQEVVGDDNYDYFIIISSSRFSSNDAFLAQKIQEKGKKFYFVRTKVDSDLYNESKSKPRSFNKETVLQQIRDNCLINLSKIVSEPTVFLVSNFKSKEFDFPKLQETLLQDLPAEKRYTALLLLPNLSESFIQLKRAMIKEKLWLTAFRAAVLAFIPLTPFCCGFELSEHERDLKQYQSLFGLDEESVSQIAQNLGTSEQEIYSLMKSTDFNSLVKDDSIIANVKKCAEFVFSVTGLLPSSVFQFYKVYFLHLKFIDTVAEDAKRVLAKTEEMKSGRMK, encoded by the coding sequence ATGGATCCACTCCTCTTAAacgtcattaaaaaaaatgattctaaGCAACTAGCCTCAGAGTTTCTGTCTGGCTACAAAACATTAGTCAGTGAAGTGGGGGGGATCCTCTCTCAGGTAAGCCTTAAACGTATTCTAAAAGGCTTTGAGAAGGGGCAACCGAAAGACGTGGCTGATGAGATTCAGAGAGCACTTCAGAGCGCCGAGAATGCTCCCCAGAATGTGGCTGTGATTGGGCAATCTGGTTCTGGCAAGTCCAGTTTCATCAATGTCTTGCGAGGAATTGGTCATGAAGGGGCTGGATCTGCTTCTGTTGGAGTTGTGCCAACCACCAGAAAGAAAACTCCCTATACACATCCAAAGTATCCCAACATGACCTTCTGGGACCTGCCTGGAACGGGGACCCCAGAATCCCTTCCAAACCCTTATCAAGAAGTAGTGGGAGATGATAACTATGACTATTTCATCATTATTTCGTCCTCACGGTTTAGCTCAAACGATGCTTTCCTGGCCCAGAAGATtcaggagaagggaaaaaaattctaCTTTGTTAGAACCAAGGTGGATAGTGATTTAtataatgaaagtaaaagcaaACCCAGATCTTTCAATAAGGAGACAGTCCTTCAGCAGATCCGAGACAACTGTCTGATCAATCTCAGCAAAATTGTATCTGAGCCGACTGTCTTCCTGGTGTCCAACTTTAAGTCGAAGGAGTTTGATTTCCCAAAACTGCAGGAGACACTGCTGCAGGATCTCCCTGCTGAAAAGCGCTACACCGCTCTCCTCTTGTTGCCAAATTTGTCTGAATCTTTCATTCAGCTGAAGAGAGCTATGATCAAGGAGAAGCTCTGGCTGACAGCCTTCCGGGCAGCCGTTTTGGCCTTCATTCCCTTGACACCTTTCTGCTGTGGCTTTGAATTGTCTGAACACGAGAGGGACTTGAAACAGTATCAGAGCCTTTTTGGTTTGGATGAGGAGTCGGTCAGTCAGATTGCCCAGAACCTGGGCACATCTGAGCAAGAGATCTACAGCCTCATGAAGTCCACAGATTTCAACTCACTTGTGAAGGATGACAGTATAATAGCCAATGTCAAGAAGTGTGCTGAGTTTGTTTTCTCAGTTACTGGACTCCTCCCGTCttctgttttccagttttatAAAGTCTACTTTCTACATTTGAAATTCATTGATACAGTGGCGGAAGATGCTAAGAGAGTCCTGGCTAAGACTGAGGAGATGAAGTCTGGTAGGATGAAGTAG